CAAGAGACTGCAGAAGAAACCGCCGGCGAAGGGGCAATCCTCGCAGATGGATCTCGGTGAGGGGATCTGAAGGGGGATGACGGCTTGATCTATTTGCAATTGTTTGTTGTTTTCCTCATCGTCGGGCTCCTCTCCTTCGGCGGCGGTTATGCCATGGTACCGCTTCTGCATGAATTCATCGTTGACCGCAGCGGCTGGATGAACGGCGCGGAATTCACCGATATGGTCGCGATCGCCGGCATGTCCCCCGGTCCGATTGCCGCCAACAGCGCGGCGATCGTCGGCTATCATCAAGCGGGACTCTTAGGAAGCGTGATCGCGACAGCGGGCATCGTCTTTCCTTCCTTCGTGATCATCCTCATAGCGGCTGGACTGATGATGCGGATGCGGGGCAAGGGCGAACTGCTGCAATCGGCGTTCTATGGACTTAGACCGGCGATTACCGGTCTGATCGTCTATGCGGCTGTCGCGATGGCGTGGAACAACGGTCTGATCGCACCTTGGTCCTGGCATACGATCAGCCAGCTGCTGATCTTCGCTGGGTGCCTGATTGCTCTGCTCCTCTTCCGAATGCACCCCGTCATCGTCATCCTTGTCTCCGGTGTGGTCGGCGCGGTACTATATAGCTGATATGAA
The Insulibacter thermoxylanivorax DNA segment above includes these coding regions:
- a CDS encoding chromate transporter translates to MIYLQLFVVFLIVGLLSFGGGYAMVPLLHEFIVDRSGWMNGAEFTDMVAIAGMSPGPIAANSAAIVGYHQAGLLGSVIATAGIVFPSFVIILIAAGLMMRMRGKGELLQSAFYGLRPAITGLIVYAAVAMAWNNGLIAPWSWHTISQLLIFAGCLIALLLFRMHPVIVILVSGVVGAVLYS